The following are encoded together in the Streptomyces sp. NBC_01717 genome:
- a CDS encoding DUF6221 family protein, whose protein sequence is MDDLMEFLRDRLDEDEKMSGAASEGPWSVDNGDYAKLVYGADQSAVLCHGCWGGEASVFESTADALHIVRHDPARILAVVEAKRTAIGHYEKLRRFAETARREEYLRVEGAGAVVIKMLALPYADHPGYRDDWRP, encoded by the coding sequence GTGGACGACCTGATGGAGTTCCTCCGCGATCGCCTCGACGAAGACGAAAAGATGTCGGGCGCTGCGTCCGAAGGCCCGTGGTCGGTCGACAACGGGGACTACGCCAAACTGGTCTACGGGGCCGACCAGTCTGCGGTGCTCTGTCATGGATGCTGGGGCGGTGAGGCTTCGGTATTCGAGTCGACGGCCGACGCGCTGCACATCGTCCGCCATGACCCGGCCCGCATCCTGGCCGTGGTCGAAGCGAAGCGGACCGCCATCGGCCACTACGAGAAGCTGCGCCGCTTCGCTGAGACGGCACGCCGTGAGGAGTACCTCCGCGTCGAGGGTGCCGGAGCCGTCGTGATCAAGATGCTCGCCCTGCCCTATGCCGACCACCCCGGCTACCGCGACGACTGGCGGCCGTAA